The proteins below come from a single Zhouia spongiae genomic window:
- a CDS encoding MauE/DoxX family redox-associated membrane protein, producing the protein MKLFYAGIRIFVGLQLMFAGYNETFALNAFSSHFISTAEGMEISGNSIIETLLICLPFIKFGLGLFILLGFFTKQSLLAGLLLFGLFTFVMMMGGNSSEVMYGLYYLTFFTGLMMYVENNDISLDNKANLTCRRSL; encoded by the coding sequence ATGAAGTTGTTTTATGCCGGAATTAGGATTTTTGTTGGACTGCAATTAATGTTTGCAGGATATAATGAAACATTCGCATTAAATGCTTTTTCATCTCATTTTATAAGTACTGCGGAGGGAATGGAAATTTCAGGTAATAGCATTATAGAAACGCTGTTGATCTGTCTTCCTTTTATCAAATTCGGATTAGGTTTATTTATATTGCTTGGTTTTTTTACTAAACAAAGTCTGCTGGCAGGATTGCTCTTGTTCGGACTGTTTACCTTTGTAATGATGATGGGAGGAAATTCGTCTGAAGTAATGTATGGCCTGTACTATTTGACCTTTTTTACCGGCTTGATGATGTATGTAGAGAATAACGATATTTCCTTAGATAATAAGGCGAACTTAACCTGTAGAAGAAGCTTATAG
- a CDS encoding S1/P1 nuclease has translation MKKLLLLLLLSSQICLADTALWGSTGHRVVGEVATQYLKSSTKRKLKKLLNGQSLAMVSTFGDDIKSDSRYREFNSWHYVNIPSGQLYDTHDKSEHGDIIKGINKCISVIENERASDDDKVFYLKMLVHLMGDLHQPLHVGRVEDKGGNEFQVRWFNKGTNLHKVWDSEMINHFKMSYSELAENLPRLSKKEIRAIETGTVLDWTYESQKLADKVYNSAETGEKLGYRYMYDNFQNVRLQLFKGGIRLAKVLNENL, from the coding sequence ATGAAGAAATTATTGTTACTGTTATTATTGTCGAGCCAAATTTGTTTAGCAGATACCGCTTTATGGGGTTCTACAGGTCATAGAGTTGTAGGGGAAGTAGCGACACAGTATTTAAAGAGCAGTACTAAAAGAAAATTGAAGAAACTATTGAACGGGCAAAGCCTGGCAATGGTGTCTACTTTTGGCGATGATATCAAGTCCGATAGCCGATATAGAGAGTTTAATTCGTGGCATTACGTAAACATCCCATCAGGACAATTGTATGATACACACGATAAATCTGAACACGGAGATATTATAAAAGGAATAAACAAGTGTATTTCAGTTATAGAAAATGAACGGGCATCAGACGATGATAAAGTATTTTATTTAAAGATGTTGGTTCATCTGATGGGTGATCTGCATCAACCTCTGCATGTCGGAAGAGTGGAAGATAAAGGAGGAAATGAATTTCAGGTAAGATGGTTTAACAAAGGTACAAATTTGCACAAGGTCTGGGATAGTGAGATGATCAATCATTTTAAAATGAGTTACTCGGAACTTGCTGAAAACCTGCCTCGTTTGAGTAAAAAGGAAATAAGGGCTATTGAAACCGGTACTGTATTGGATTGGACATATGAGTCACAAAAATTGGCAGATAAGGTGTATAATTCTGCAGAAACCGGAGAAAAACTGGGCTATAGGTATATGTACGATAATTTTCAGAATGTCCGCCTCCAGTTATTTAAGGGAGGGATTCGTTTGGCAAAGGTTTTGAATGAGAATCTTTAA
- a CDS encoding SPFH domain-containing protein → MTNEKTTSGLNGYIILFAALILFFGGLYMVISQGNVIFIMAIVIALFLLPGFTLVNPNNSRVLLLFGKYAGTIKKNGFYWVNPFFTKKKISLRASNFDSERLKVNDKIGNPVMISTILVWRVTDTYKAAFDVDNYENFVRVQTDAAVRKLASMYPYDNFADEGLDEDITLRSSVNEVSEDLEKEIQERLSMAGIEVLEARIGYLAYAQEIANAMLKRQQATAIVAARHKIVEGAVSMVEMALDELSKKELVDLDEERKSAMVSNLMVVLCSDKDAAPIVNAGTLHH, encoded by the coding sequence ATGACAAATGAAAAAACAACATCAGGTCTTAACGGATATATCATTCTGTTTGCCGCTTTAATCCTTTTCTTTGGAGGATTATATATGGTGATCTCACAAGGAAATGTAATTTTTATTATGGCAATTGTAATTGCATTGTTTTTACTTCCTGGTTTTACGCTGGTTAACCCTAACAATTCGAGAGTTCTATTGCTCTTTGGTAAGTACGCAGGTACTATTAAGAAGAATGGATTTTATTGGGTAAATCCTTTTTTTACCAAAAAGAAAATTTCATTAAGAGCCAGTAATTTTGATAGTGAACGCTTGAAAGTAAATGATAAAATTGGAAATCCTGTAATGATAAGCACCATTTTAGTATGGAGGGTAACCGACACTTATAAAGCTGCTTTTGATGTTGACAACTACGAAAACTTTGTCAGGGTACAAACAGATGCTGCAGTCAGAAAACTTGCCAGCATGTATCCGTACGATAATTTTGCCGATGAAGGGCTTGACGAGGATATCACTTTACGTTCCAGCGTTAATGAAGTAAGTGAAGATCTTGAAAAAGAAATTCAGGAACGTCTTTCTATGGCAGGAATTGAAGTCCTTGAAGCCAGAATAGGATACTTAGCTTATGCGCAAGAAATCGCCAATGCTATGTTAAAAAGACAACAAGCTACTGCTATTGTTGCTGCACGGCATAAAATTGTCGAAGGTGCCGTCAGTATGGTTGAAATGGCTCTCGATGAATTAAGTAAAAAAGAATTGGTAGACCTCGATGAAGAACGTAAATCGGCTATGGTAAGTAACTTAATGGTCGTACTTTGCTCCGATAAGGACGCTGCTCCTATCGTTAATGCCGGCACCTTGCATCATTAA
- a CDS encoding DUF4177 domain-containing protein: MKEYKIIKQKTNLFSNSDKSFEDALNLHARDGWRVISAVFSEKNYALKAILERDKN, translated from the coding sequence ATGAAAGAATACAAGATTATAAAACAAAAGACAAATCTATTTTCTAATTCAGACAAGAGCTTTGAAGATGCATTAAATTTACATGCTCGTGATGGTTGGCGGGTAATCTCAGCCGTTTTTAGTGAAAAAAACTATGCGCTTAAAGCCATACTCGAACGCGATAAAAACTAA
- a CDS encoding alpha/beta hydrolase family protein translates to MKHVIFYICIFTSLLVKGQNVITEELSLSNGAISLPGTLSYPESNKKLPLVIFIHGSGNVDRNGNQKISVMETKANYIKLLSDSLNTRGIAFYRYDKRTSVPENLKLMLNDLVFDDIVDDAKIVIDHFKNDKRFSSLILIGHSQGSLTAMLAKDKAVKKYISLAGPAASIDVMLTNQMAKKSEAFGPIVQAHFKELKETDTILKVNPYLVNLFIPKTFTFINSWMRYIPTEEIKNAKASTLIIQGDADIQVTVKDAESLYKVKPDATLVIIKNMNHVLKEVHTEKENQESYYSANFALSSELVETVAEFIKQ, encoded by the coding sequence ATGAAACATGTTATTTTTTACATATGCATTTTTACAAGTCTTTTGGTTAAAGGACAAAATGTAATAACTGAAGAACTATCGCTTTCCAATGGCGCTATTTCTCTACCAGGTACTTTAAGTTATCCGGAATCAAACAAAAAACTTCCGTTGGTAATTTTTATTCATGGCTCTGGAAATGTAGATAGAAACGGAAATCAAAAAATTTCTGTTATGGAAACCAAAGCCAACTATATCAAGTTATTGTCGGATAGTTTAAATACCAGAGGCATTGCCTTTTATCGCTATGATAAAAGAACATCAGTCCCTGAAAACCTAAAACTAATGCTGAATGATCTGGTTTTTGACGATATTGTTGACGATGCTAAGATTGTTATCGATCATTTTAAAAACGACAAGAGATTCTCTAGTCTTATTCTTATCGGGCACAGTCAAGGTTCACTAACTGCTATGCTTGCAAAAGATAAGGCTGTTAAAAAATATATTTCCTTGGCTGGACCAGCAGCTAGCATAGATGTTATGCTTACAAATCAGATGGCTAAGAAAAGTGAAGCCTTTGGCCCTATTGTACAGGCTCATTTTAAAGAGTTAAAAGAAACGGATACCATACTTAAGGTTAATCCATACTTAGTGAACTTGTTCATCCCTAAAACCTTTACTTTCATCAATAGTTGGATGAGATATATTCCGACAGAAGAAATTAAAAATGCAAAAGCAAGTACTCTAATTATACAGGGAGATGCCGATATACAAGTAACTGTAAAAGATGCAGAAAGCTTATATAAAGTCAAACCAGATGCTACATTAGTCATCATAAAAAACATGAACCATGTACTAAAAGAAGTACATACTGAAAAAGAAAATCAAGAATCGTATTATTCTGCTAATTTTGCACTGTCTTCAGAACTAGTGGAAACCGTAGCTGAATTTATTAAACAATAG
- a CDS encoding Arc family DNA-binding protein, with the protein MSKKKAFALRINEDMLKAIEKWAADEFRSTNGQIEWMLMQILKQENRVPKHSKDKE; encoded by the coding sequence ATGTCTAAGAAAAAAGCATTTGCATTAAGAATCAATGAAGATATGCTCAAAGCTATCGAGAAATGGGCTGCTGACGAATTTCGCAGTACCAACGGGCAGATTGAGTGGATGCTGATGCAAATTCTGAAACAAGAGAACAGAGTACCTAAACATAGTAAAGACAAGGAATAA
- a CDS encoding HAD family hydrolase produces the protein MPHKIIFTDIDGTLLDKNRDVSELTISEINRIKDAIPIVLVSARMPKQMYYIQDKLGVKDQPLICYNGALVIAGNNIIHNLEIPNNLIEAIIHYNEAISEEKFHISLFNNNEWYVETYDYWAKREENNTRVSPDIRSNTETLNSWKTANKGAHKITCMGEARLIEEAFRYFSTEFGNHLHLYRSKDTYIEIAPKQVSKLTGIQKLLDQHFNISIEDAVAFGDNYNDTEMINAVGHGVAVANARDEVKAVANAVTLHHKEDGVAKHIAELFID, from the coding sequence ATGCCGCACAAAATTATTTTTACCGATATCGATGGAACATTACTGGATAAAAACCGCGATGTATCTGAACTGACCATATCTGAAATCAACCGGATTAAAGACGCCATCCCCATTGTTCTGGTTTCCGCGCGAATGCCTAAACAGATGTATTATATACAGGACAAGTTAGGGGTAAAAGATCAGCCGCTTATTTGTTATAACGGGGCTTTGGTTATCGCCGGCAATAACATTATCCATAACCTCGAAATACCTAACAATCTTATAGAAGCCATCATCCACTATAACGAAGCCATTTCAGAAGAAAAGTTTCACATCAGCCTGTTTAACAACAATGAATGGTATGTTGAAACGTACGACTACTGGGCCAAAAGAGAAGAAAACAACACCAGGGTCAGTCCGGATATCAGATCTAACACAGAAACCTTAAATAGTTGGAAAACGGCAAACAAAGGAGCCCATAAAATCACCTGTATGGGTGAAGCCCGTCTCATAGAAGAGGCCTTCAGGTATTTTAGTACCGAATTCGGCAATCATTTACACCTGTACCGATCAAAAGACACTTACATTGAAATTGCTCCCAAACAAGTTTCCAAACTAACAGGCATCCAAAAATTACTAGATCAACATTTTAATATTTCCATCGAAGACGCTGTAGCTTTCGGAGATAATTACAACGATACCGAAATGATAAATGCCGTAGGTCATGGCGTAGCTGTAGCCAATGCCAGGGATGAAGTTAAAGCCGTAGCCAATGCCGTAACACTTCATCATAAAGAAGATGGTGTCGCAAAACATATTGCCGAATTATTCATCGACTGA